In the Manis javanica isolate MJ-LG chromosome 14, MJ_LKY, whole genome shotgun sequence genome, one interval contains:
- the ZNF692 gene encoding zinc finger protein 692 isoform X9, whose amino-acid sequence MKLSRPPPAPGKFLLQVSGFMAAAQADTSRRRREKRRQLDARRSKCRIRLGGHMEQWCLLKERLGFSLHSQLAKFLLDRYTSKGCVLCAGPEPSPPKGPAPLEEPKPAPLPATARRSWCPEARSRQEPADLRARLSSSRQPGVSSPLTPPVPTGVESEHDEQTQQARLPRGVGPPPETLLAPGEGEEEDEDGEEMLSDASPWTYSSSPDDSEPDVPRPPLSSVPHSLKEGESPPVPTTAPTALAALPSAAATLGSGASLPAEVGVKLELSGTSQTAPQTEPLPSPGSQAQSALASAWDEDTAQIGPKRIRKAAKRELLPCDFPGCGRIFSNRQYLNHHKKYQHIHQKSFSCPEPACGKSFNFKKHLKEHVKLHSELRKAVQQEGGGPLGQQLEIAVAEQDTRDYICEFCARSFRTSSNLVIHRRIHTGEKPLQCEICGFTCRQKASLNWHRRKHAETAATLRFPCEFCGKRFEKLDSVAAHCSKSHPALLPTQESPGALEPCAGISDPVPRPSLVVRLQHCSFSSEHSQGLGEPDPKN is encoded by the exons ATGAAACTCAGCCGCCCGCCTCCCGCCCCCGGGAAGTTTCTGCTGCAG GTCTCGGGGTTCATGGCTGCCGCCCAGGCGGACACGTCGCGCAGGCGGCGGGAGAAGCGGCGGCAGCTGGACGCGCGGCGCAGCAAGTGCCGCATCCGCCTGGGCGGCCACATGGAGCAGTGGTGCCTCCTCAAGGAGCGGCTCGGCTTCTCCCTGCACTCGCAGCTCGCCAAGTTCTTGTTGGACCG GTACACTTCTAAAGGCTGTGTGCTCTGTGCAG GTCCCGAACCTTCACCCCCGAAAG GTCCTGCACCTCTGGAGGAGCCCAAGCCAGCCCCGCTTCCAGCTACTGCCCGGAGAAGCTGGTGCCCAGAAGCCAGGAGCAGGCAGGAGCCTGCAG ACCTTAGAGCTCGTCTGTCCTCATCCCGCCAGCCCGGAGTTTCTTCCCCTTTGACCCCGCCTGTGCCAACAGGTGTGGAATCTGAGCATGATGAGCAGACTCAGCAGGCCCGGTTGCCCAG GGGGGTGGGACCCCCACCGGAGACCTTGCTGGCCccaggagaaggggaggaggaagatgaagatGGAGAGGAGATGCTCAGTGATGCCAGCCCCTGGACTTACAGCTCCTCCCCAGATGA CAGTGAGCCGGATGTCCCCAGACCACCCCTGTCCTCTGTCCCTCACTCTCTGAAGGAGGGGGAGAGCCCCCCGGTCCCCACAACTGCCCCTACTGCTCTTGCTGCACTGCCCTCAGCAGCAGCCACACTGGGTTCTGGAGCTTCTCTGCCTGCGGAAGTTGGGGTAAAGCTGGAGCTCAGCGGGACCTCTCAAACGGCCCCGCAGACTGAGCCCCTGCCCAG CCCTGGGAGTCAGGCCCAGTCTGCTCTGGCCTCGGCCTGGGACGAGGACACCGCACAGATCGGCCCCAAGAGAATTAG GAAGGCTGCCAAAAGAGAGCTGCTGCCGTGTGACTTCCCTGGCTGCGGAAGGATCTTCTCCAACCGGCAGTATTTGAAT cacCACAAGAAGTACCAGCATATTCACCAGAAGTCCTTCTCCTGCCCGGAGCCAGCCTGCGGGAAGTCCTTCAACTTTaagaaacacctgaaggagcaCGTGAAGCTCCACAGTG AGCTGCGGAAGGCGGTACAGCAGGAAGGTGGTGGGCCACTGGGCCAGCAGCTCGAGATTGCTGTAGCAGAACAAG ACACCCGAGATTACATCTGTGAGTTCTGTGCCCGGTCCTTCCGCACTAGCAGCAACCTGGTCATCCACCGGCGCATCCACACTGGAGAGAAGCCCCTGCA GTGTGAAATCTGTGGGTTCACCTGCCGCCAGAAGGCCTCTCTGAACTGGCACCGGCGCAAGCACGCGGAGACAGCAGCTACCCTGCGCTTCCCCTGTGAGTTCTGCGGCAAGCGCTTTGAGAAGCTGGACAGCGTGGCAGCTCACTGCAGCAAGAgccacccagccctgctcccaaCCCAGGAGTCACCCGGCGCCCTGGAACCCTGTGCTGGCATCTCTGACCCGGTGCCCCGGCCCTCTCTGGTTGTGAGGCTCCAGCACTGCTCCTTCAGTAGTGAGCATTCCCAGGGCTTGGGGGAGCCAGACCCTAAGAACTGA
- the ZNF692 gene encoding zinc finger protein 692 isoform X12 — MCEGPDLTCLLSPRQVPNLHPRKVCSIWCFCLIHTAENAAWCLGSGGLEAKMGGLCGSAQQATPSPGAPLQVLHLWRSPSQPRFQLLPGEAGAQKPGAGRSLQSFPTAADLRARLSSSRQPGVSSPLTPPVPTGVESEHDEQTQQARLPRGVGPPPETLLAPGEGEEEDEDGEEMLSDASPWTYSSSPDDSEPDVPRPPLSSVPHSLKEGESPPVPTTAPTALAALPSAAATLGSGASLPAEVGVKLELSGTSQTAPQTEPLPSPGSQAQSALASAWDEDTAQIGPKRIRKAAKRELLPCDFPGCGRIFSNRQYLNHHKKYQHIHQKSFSCPEPACGKSFNFKKHLKEHVKLHSELRKAVQQEGGGPLGQQLEIAVAEQDTRDYICEFCARSFRTSSNLVIHRRIHTGEKPLQCEICGFTCRQKASLNWHRRKHAETAATLRFPCEFCGKRFEKLDSVAAHCSKSHPALLPTQESPGALEPCAGISDPVPRPSLVVRLQHCSFSSEHSQGLGEPDPKN; from the exons ATGTGTGAGGGCCCAGACCTGACCTGCCTCTTGTCCCCCCGGCAG GTCCCGAACCTTCACCCCCGAAAGGTCTGCAGTATCTGGTGCTTCTGTCTCATACACACAGCCGAGAATGCAGCCTGGTGCCTGGGCTCCGGGGGCCTGGAGGCCAAGATGGGGGGCTTGTGTGGGAGTGCTCAGCAGGCCACACCTTCTCCTGGGGCCCCTCTTCAGGTCCTGCACCTCTGGAGGAGCCCAAGCCAGCCCCGCTTCCAGCTACTGCCCGGAGAAGCTGGTGCCCAGAAGCCAGGAGCAGGCAGGAGCCTGCAG AGCTTTCCCACCGCTGCAGACCTTAGAGCTCGTCTGTCCTCATCCCGCCAGCCCGGAGTTTCTTCCCCTTTGACCCCGCCTGTGCCAACAGGTGTGGAATCTGAGCATGATGAGCAGACTCAGCAGGCCCGGTTGCCCAG GGGGGTGGGACCCCCACCGGAGACCTTGCTGGCCccaggagaaggggaggaggaagatgaagatGGAGAGGAGATGCTCAGTGATGCCAGCCCCTGGACTTACAGCTCCTCCCCAGATGA CAGTGAGCCGGATGTCCCCAGACCACCCCTGTCCTCTGTCCCTCACTCTCTGAAGGAGGGGGAGAGCCCCCCGGTCCCCACAACTGCCCCTACTGCTCTTGCTGCACTGCCCTCAGCAGCAGCCACACTGGGTTCTGGAGCTTCTCTGCCTGCGGAAGTTGGGGTAAAGCTGGAGCTCAGCGGGACCTCTCAAACGGCCCCGCAGACTGAGCCCCTGCCCAG CCCTGGGAGTCAGGCCCAGTCTGCTCTGGCCTCGGCCTGGGACGAGGACACCGCACAGATCGGCCCCAAGAGAATTAG GAAGGCTGCCAAAAGAGAGCTGCTGCCGTGTGACTTCCCTGGCTGCGGAAGGATCTTCTCCAACCGGCAGTATTTGAAT cacCACAAGAAGTACCAGCATATTCACCAGAAGTCCTTCTCCTGCCCGGAGCCAGCCTGCGGGAAGTCCTTCAACTTTaagaaacacctgaaggagcaCGTGAAGCTCCACAGTG AGCTGCGGAAGGCGGTACAGCAGGAAGGTGGTGGGCCACTGGGCCAGCAGCTCGAGATTGCTGTAGCAGAACAAG ACACCCGAGATTACATCTGTGAGTTCTGTGCCCGGTCCTTCCGCACTAGCAGCAACCTGGTCATCCACCGGCGCATCCACACTGGAGAGAAGCCCCTGCA GTGTGAAATCTGTGGGTTCACCTGCCGCCAGAAGGCCTCTCTGAACTGGCACCGGCGCAAGCACGCGGAGACAGCAGCTACCCTGCGCTTCCCCTGTGAGTTCTGCGGCAAGCGCTTTGAGAAGCTGGACAGCGTGGCAGCTCACTGCAGCAAGAgccacccagccctgctcccaaCCCAGGAGTCACCCGGCGCCCTGGAACCCTGTGCTGGCATCTCTGACCCGGTGCCCCGGCCCTCTCTGGTTGTGAGGCTCCAGCACTGCTCCTTCAGTAGTGAGCATTCCCAGGGCTTGGGGGAGCCAGACCCTAAGAACTGA
- the ZNF692 gene encoding zinc finger protein 692 isoform X7, with protein sequence MAAAQADTSRRRREKRRQLDARRSKCRIRLGGHMEQWCLLKERLGFSLHSQLAKFLLDRYTSKGCVLCAGPEPSPPKGLQYLVLLSHTHSRECSLVPGLRGPGGQDGGLVWECSAGHTFSWGPSSGPAPLEEPKPAPLPATARRSWCPEARSRQEPADLRARLSSSRQPGVSSPLTPPVPTGVESEHDEQTQQARLPRGVGPPPETLLAPGEGEEEDEDGEEMLSDASPWTYSSSPDDSEPDVPRPPLSSVPHSLKEGESPPVPTTAPTALAALPSAAATLGSGASLPAEVGVKLELSGTSQTAPQTEPLPSPGSQAQSALASAWDEDTAQIGPKRIRKAAKRELLPCDFPGCGRIFSNRQYLNHHKKYQHIHQKSFSCPEPACGKSFNFKKHLKEHVKLHSELRKAVQQEGGGPLGQQLEIAVAEQDTRDYICEFCARSFRTSSNLVIHRRIHTGEKPLQCEICGFTCRQKASLNWHRRKHAETAATLRFPCEFCGKRFEKLDSVAAHCSKSHPALLPTQESPGALEPCAGISDPVPRPSLVVRLQHCSFSSEHSQGLGEPDPKN encoded by the exons ATGGCTGCCGCCCAGGCGGACACGTCGCGCAGGCGGCGGGAGAAGCGGCGGCAGCTGGACGCGCGGCGCAGCAAGTGCCGCATCCGCCTGGGCGGCCACATGGAGCAGTGGTGCCTCCTCAAGGAGCGGCTCGGCTTCTCCCTGCACTCGCAGCTCGCCAAGTTCTTGTTGGACCG GTACACTTCTAAAGGCTGTGTGCTCTGTGCAG GTCCCGAACCTTCACCCCCGAAAGGTCTGCAGTATCTGGTGCTTCTGTCTCATACACACAGCCGAGAATGCAGCCTGGTGCCTGGGCTCCGGGGGCCTGGAGGCCAAGATGGGGGGCTTGTGTGGGAGTGCTCAGCAGGCCACACCTTCTCCTGGGGCCCCTCTTCAGGTCCTGCACCTCTGGAGGAGCCCAAGCCAGCCCCGCTTCCAGCTACTGCCCGGAGAAGCTGGTGCCCAGAAGCCAGGAGCAGGCAGGAGCCTGCAG ACCTTAGAGCTCGTCTGTCCTCATCCCGCCAGCCCGGAGTTTCTTCCCCTTTGACCCCGCCTGTGCCAACAGGTGTGGAATCTGAGCATGATGAGCAGACTCAGCAGGCCCGGTTGCCCAG GGGGGTGGGACCCCCACCGGAGACCTTGCTGGCCccaggagaaggggaggaggaagatgaagatGGAGAGGAGATGCTCAGTGATGCCAGCCCCTGGACTTACAGCTCCTCCCCAGATGA CAGTGAGCCGGATGTCCCCAGACCACCCCTGTCCTCTGTCCCTCACTCTCTGAAGGAGGGGGAGAGCCCCCCGGTCCCCACAACTGCCCCTACTGCTCTTGCTGCACTGCCCTCAGCAGCAGCCACACTGGGTTCTGGAGCTTCTCTGCCTGCGGAAGTTGGGGTAAAGCTGGAGCTCAGCGGGACCTCTCAAACGGCCCCGCAGACTGAGCCCCTGCCCAG CCCTGGGAGTCAGGCCCAGTCTGCTCTGGCCTCGGCCTGGGACGAGGACACCGCACAGATCGGCCCCAAGAGAATTAG GAAGGCTGCCAAAAGAGAGCTGCTGCCGTGTGACTTCCCTGGCTGCGGAAGGATCTTCTCCAACCGGCAGTATTTGAAT cacCACAAGAAGTACCAGCATATTCACCAGAAGTCCTTCTCCTGCCCGGAGCCAGCCTGCGGGAAGTCCTTCAACTTTaagaaacacctgaaggagcaCGTGAAGCTCCACAGTG AGCTGCGGAAGGCGGTACAGCAGGAAGGTGGTGGGCCACTGGGCCAGCAGCTCGAGATTGCTGTAGCAGAACAAG ACACCCGAGATTACATCTGTGAGTTCTGTGCCCGGTCCTTCCGCACTAGCAGCAACCTGGTCATCCACCGGCGCATCCACACTGGAGAGAAGCCCCTGCA GTGTGAAATCTGTGGGTTCACCTGCCGCCAGAAGGCCTCTCTGAACTGGCACCGGCGCAAGCACGCGGAGACAGCAGCTACCCTGCGCTTCCCCTGTGAGTTCTGCGGCAAGCGCTTTGAGAAGCTGGACAGCGTGGCAGCTCACTGCAGCAAGAgccacccagccctgctcccaaCCCAGGAGTCACCCGGCGCCCTGGAACCCTGTGCTGGCATCTCTGACCCGGTGCCCCGGCCCTCTCTGGTTGTGAGGCTCCAGCACTGCTCCTTCAGTAGTGAGCATTCCCAGGGCTTGGGGGAGCCAGACCCTAAGAACTGA
- the ZNF692 gene encoding zinc finger protein 692 isoform X2: MGGLCGSAQQATPSPGAPLQVLHLWRSPSQPRFQLLPGEAGAQKPGAGRSLQSFPTAADLRARLSSSRQPGVSSPLTPPVPTGVESEHDEQTQQARLPRGVGPPPETLLAPGEGEEEDEDGEEMLSDASPWTYSSSPDDEPDVPRPPLSSVPHSLKEGESPPVPTTAPTALAALPSAAATLGSGASLPAEVGVKLELSGTSQTAPQTEPLPSPGSQAQSALASAWDEDTAQIGPKRIRKAAKRELLPCDFPGCGRIFSNRQYLNHHKKYQHIHQKSFSCPEPACGKSFNFKKHLKEHVKLHSELRKAVQQEGGGPLGQQLEIAVAEQDTRDYICEFCARSFRTSSNLVIHRRIHTGEKPLQCEICGFTCRQKASLNWHRRKHAETAATLRFPCEFCGKRFEKLDSVAAHCSKSHPALLPTQESPGALEPCAGISDPVPRPSLVVRLQHCSFSSEHSQGLGEPDPKN, from the exons ATGGGGGGCTTGTGTGGGAGTGCTCAGCAGGCCACACCTTCTCCTGGGGCCCCTCTTCAGGTCCTGCACCTCTGGAGGAGCCCAAGCCAGCCCCGCTTCCAGCTACTGCCCGGAGAAGCTGGTGCCCAGAAGCCAGGAGCAGGCAGGAGCCTGCAG AGCTTTCCCACCGCTGCAGACCTTAGAGCTCGTCTGTCCTCATCCCGCCAGCCCGGAGTTTCTTCCCCTTTGACCCCGCCTGTGCCAACAGGTGTGGAATCTGAGCATGATGAGCAGACTCAGCAGGCCCGGTTGCCCAG GGGGGTGGGACCCCCACCGGAGACCTTGCTGGCCccaggagaaggggaggaggaagatgaagatGGAGAGGAGATGCTCAGTGATGCCAGCCCCTGGACTTACAGCTCCTCCCCAGATGA TGAGCCGGATGTCCCCAGACCACCCCTGTCCTCTGTCCCTCACTCTCTGAAGGAGGGGGAGAGCCCCCCGGTCCCCACAACTGCCCCTACTGCTCTTGCTGCACTGCCCTCAGCAGCAGCCACACTGGGTTCTGGAGCTTCTCTGCCTGCGGAAGTTGGGGTAAAGCTGGAGCTCAGCGGGACCTCTCAAACGGCCCCGCAGACTGAGCCCCTGCCCAG CCCTGGGAGTCAGGCCCAGTCTGCTCTGGCCTCGGCCTGGGACGAGGACACCGCACAGATCGGCCCCAAGAGAATTAG GAAGGCTGCCAAAAGAGAGCTGCTGCCGTGTGACTTCCCTGGCTGCGGAAGGATCTTCTCCAACCGGCAGTATTTGAAT cacCACAAGAAGTACCAGCATATTCACCAGAAGTCCTTCTCCTGCCCGGAGCCAGCCTGCGGGAAGTCCTTCAACTTTaagaaacacctgaaggagcaCGTGAAGCTCCACAGTG AGCTGCGGAAGGCGGTACAGCAGGAAGGTGGTGGGCCACTGGGCCAGCAGCTCGAGATTGCTGTAGCAGAACAAG ACACCCGAGATTACATCTGTGAGTTCTGTGCCCGGTCCTTCCGCACTAGCAGCAACCTGGTCATCCACCGGCGCATCCACACTGGAGAGAAGCCCCTGCA GTGTGAAATCTGTGGGTTCACCTGCCGCCAGAAGGCCTCTCTGAACTGGCACCGGCGCAAGCACGCGGAGACAGCAGCTACCCTGCGCTTCCCCTGTGAGTTCTGCGGCAAGCGCTTTGAGAAGCTGGACAGCGTGGCAGCTCACTGCAGCAAGAgccacccagccctgctcccaaCCCAGGAGTCACCCGGCGCCCTGGAACCCTGTGCTGGCATCTCTGACCCGGTGCCCCGGCCCTCTCTGGTTGTGAGGCTCCAGCACTGCTCCTTCAGTAGTGAGCATTCCCAGGGCTTGGGGGAGCCAGACCCTAAGAACTGA
- the ZNF692 gene encoding zinc finger protein 692 isoform X14 has protein sequence MKLSRPPPAPGKFLLQVSGFMAAAQADTSRRRREKRRQLDARRSKCRIRLGGHMEQWCLLKERLGFSLHSQLAKFLLDRSCTSGGAQASPASSYCPEKLVPRSQEQAGACRGVGPPPETLLAPGEGEEEDEDGEEMLSDASPWTYSSSPDDSEPDVPRPPLSSVPHSLKEGESPPVPTTAPTALAALPSAAATLGSGASLPAEVGVKLELSGTSQTAPQTEPLPSPGSQAQSALASAWDEDTAQIGPKRIRKAAKRELLPCDFPGCGRIFSNRQYLNHHKKYQHIHQKSFSCPEPACGKSFNFKKHLKEHVKLHSELRKAVQQEGGGPLGQQLEIAVAEQDTRDYICEFCARSFRTSSNLVIHRRIHTGEKPLQCEICGFTCRQKASLNWHRRKHAETAATLRFPCEFCGKRFEKLDSVAAHCSKSHPALLPTQESPGALEPCAGISDPVPRPSLVVRLQHCSFSSEHSQGLGEPDPKN, from the exons ATGAAACTCAGCCGCCCGCCTCCCGCCCCCGGGAAGTTTCTGCTGCAG GTCTCGGGGTTCATGGCTGCCGCCCAGGCGGACACGTCGCGCAGGCGGCGGGAGAAGCGGCGGCAGCTGGACGCGCGGCGCAGCAAGTGCCGCATCCGCCTGGGCGGCCACATGGAGCAGTGGTGCCTCCTCAAGGAGCGGCTCGGCTTCTCCCTGCACTCGCAGCTCGCCAAGTTCTTGTTGGACCG GTCCTGCACCTCTGGAGGAGCCCAAGCCAGCCCCGCTTCCAGCTACTGCCCGGAGAAGCTGGTGCCCAGAAGCCAGGAGCAGGCAGGAGCCTGCAG GGGGGTGGGACCCCCACCGGAGACCTTGCTGGCCccaggagaaggggaggaggaagatgaagatGGAGAGGAGATGCTCAGTGATGCCAGCCCCTGGACTTACAGCTCCTCCCCAGATGA CAGTGAGCCGGATGTCCCCAGACCACCCCTGTCCTCTGTCCCTCACTCTCTGAAGGAGGGGGAGAGCCCCCCGGTCCCCACAACTGCCCCTACTGCTCTTGCTGCACTGCCCTCAGCAGCAGCCACACTGGGTTCTGGAGCTTCTCTGCCTGCGGAAGTTGGGGTAAAGCTGGAGCTCAGCGGGACCTCTCAAACGGCCCCGCAGACTGAGCCCCTGCCCAG CCCTGGGAGTCAGGCCCAGTCTGCTCTGGCCTCGGCCTGGGACGAGGACACCGCACAGATCGGCCCCAAGAGAATTAG GAAGGCTGCCAAAAGAGAGCTGCTGCCGTGTGACTTCCCTGGCTGCGGAAGGATCTTCTCCAACCGGCAGTATTTGAAT cacCACAAGAAGTACCAGCATATTCACCAGAAGTCCTTCTCCTGCCCGGAGCCAGCCTGCGGGAAGTCCTTCAACTTTaagaaacacctgaaggagcaCGTGAAGCTCCACAGTG AGCTGCGGAAGGCGGTACAGCAGGAAGGTGGTGGGCCACTGGGCCAGCAGCTCGAGATTGCTGTAGCAGAACAAG ACACCCGAGATTACATCTGTGAGTTCTGTGCCCGGTCCTTCCGCACTAGCAGCAACCTGGTCATCCACCGGCGCATCCACACTGGAGAGAAGCCCCTGCA GTGTGAAATCTGTGGGTTCACCTGCCGCCAGAAGGCCTCTCTGAACTGGCACCGGCGCAAGCACGCGGAGACAGCAGCTACCCTGCGCTTCCCCTGTGAGTTCTGCGGCAAGCGCTTTGAGAAGCTGGACAGCGTGGCAGCTCACTGCAGCAAGAgccacccagccctgctcccaaCCCAGGAGTCACCCGGCGCCCTGGAACCCTGTGCTGGCATCTCTGACCCGGTGCCCCGGCCCTCTCTGGTTGTGAGGCTCCAGCACTGCTCCTTCAGTAGTGAGCATTCCCAGGGCTTGGGGGAGCCAGACCCTAAGAACTGA
- the ZNF692 gene encoding zinc finger protein 692 isoform X11: MKLSRPPPAPGKFLLQVSGFMAAAQADTSRRRREKRRQLDARRSKCRIRLGGHMEQWCLLKERLGFSLHSQLAKFLLDRYTSKGCVLCAGPEPSPPKGLQYLVLLSHTHSRECSLVPGLRGPGGQDGGLVWECSAGHTFSWGPSSGPAPLEEPKPAPLPATARRSWCPEARSRQEPAGVESEHDEQTQQARLPRGVGPPPETLLAPGEGEEEDEDGEEMLSDASPWTYSSSPDDEPDVPRPPLSSVPHSLKEGESPPVPTTAPTALAALPSAAATLGSGASLPAEVGVKLELSGTSQTAPQTEPLPSPGSQAQSALASAWDEDTAQIGPKRIRKAAKRELLPCDFPGCGRIFSNRQYLNHHKKYQHIHQKSFSCPEPACGKSFNFKKHLKEHVKLHSDTRDYICEFCARSFRTSSNLVIHRRIHTGEKPLQCEICGFTCRQKASLNWHRRKHAETAATLRFPCEFCGKRFEKLDSVAAHCSKSHPALLPTQESPGALEPCAGISDPVPRPSLVVRLQHCSFSSEHSQGLGEPDPKN; encoded by the exons ATGAAACTCAGCCGCCCGCCTCCCGCCCCCGGGAAGTTTCTGCTGCAG GTCTCGGGGTTCATGGCTGCCGCCCAGGCGGACACGTCGCGCAGGCGGCGGGAGAAGCGGCGGCAGCTGGACGCGCGGCGCAGCAAGTGCCGCATCCGCCTGGGCGGCCACATGGAGCAGTGGTGCCTCCTCAAGGAGCGGCTCGGCTTCTCCCTGCACTCGCAGCTCGCCAAGTTCTTGTTGGACCG GTACACTTCTAAAGGCTGTGTGCTCTGTGCAG GTCCCGAACCTTCACCCCCGAAAGGTCTGCAGTATCTGGTGCTTCTGTCTCATACACACAGCCGAGAATGCAGCCTGGTGCCTGGGCTCCGGGGGCCTGGAGGCCAAGATGGGGGGCTTGTGTGGGAGTGCTCAGCAGGCCACACCTTCTCCTGGGGCCCCTCTTCAGGTCCTGCACCTCTGGAGGAGCCCAAGCCAGCCCCGCTTCCAGCTACTGCCCGGAGAAGCTGGTGCCCAGAAGCCAGGAGCAGGCAGGAGCCTGCAG GTGTGGAATCTGAGCATGATGAGCAGACTCAGCAGGCCCGGTTGCCCAG GGGGGTGGGACCCCCACCGGAGACCTTGCTGGCCccaggagaaggggaggaggaagatgaagatGGAGAGGAGATGCTCAGTGATGCCAGCCCCTGGACTTACAGCTCCTCCCCAGATGA TGAGCCGGATGTCCCCAGACCACCCCTGTCCTCTGTCCCTCACTCTCTGAAGGAGGGGGAGAGCCCCCCGGTCCCCACAACTGCCCCTACTGCTCTTGCTGCACTGCCCTCAGCAGCAGCCACACTGGGTTCTGGAGCTTCTCTGCCTGCGGAAGTTGGGGTAAAGCTGGAGCTCAGCGGGACCTCTCAAACGGCCCCGCAGACTGAGCCCCTGCCCAG CCCTGGGAGTCAGGCCCAGTCTGCTCTGGCCTCGGCCTGGGACGAGGACACCGCACAGATCGGCCCCAAGAGAATTAG GAAGGCTGCCAAAAGAGAGCTGCTGCCGTGTGACTTCCCTGGCTGCGGAAGGATCTTCTCCAACCGGCAGTATTTGAAT cacCACAAGAAGTACCAGCATATTCACCAGAAGTCCTTCTCCTGCCCGGAGCCAGCCTGCGGGAAGTCCTTCAACTTTaagaaacacctgaaggagcaCGTGAAGCTCCACAGTG ACACCCGAGATTACATCTGTGAGTTCTGTGCCCGGTCCTTCCGCACTAGCAGCAACCTGGTCATCCACCGGCGCATCCACACTGGAGAGAAGCCCCTGCA GTGTGAAATCTGTGGGTTCACCTGCCGCCAGAAGGCCTCTCTGAACTGGCACCGGCGCAAGCACGCGGAGACAGCAGCTACCCTGCGCTTCCCCTGTGAGTTCTGCGGCAAGCGCTTTGAGAAGCTGGACAGCGTGGCAGCTCACTGCAGCAAGAgccacccagccctgctcccaaCCCAGGAGTCACCCGGCGCCCTGGAACCCTGTGCTGGCATCTCTGACCCGGTGCCCCGGCCCTCTCTGGTTGTGAGGCTCCAGCACTGCTCCTTCAGTAGTGAGCATTCCCAGGGCTTGGGGGAGCCAGACCCTAAGAACTGA